A region from the Desulfitobacterium dehalogenans ATCC 51507 genome encodes:
- a CDS encoding DUF2325 domain-containing protein, producing MSILLIGGLDRMEKDYIHIGSKRGHNVKVYTQLPTRFEKVMGDPDGIVLFTGTVSHAMVKVAVKVAKNRNIPIIRSHSSSLKALERELCKLEECAC from the coding sequence ATGTCTATATTACTCATCGGTGGACTTGATCGTATGGAAAAGGATTACATACATATCGGATCAAAACGTGGGCATAATGTAAAAGTCTATACTCAGCTCCCGACGCGTTTTGAAAAAGTGATGGGGGATCCGGATGGGATTGTTCTTTTTACCGGAACCGTATCCCATGCTATGGTCAAAGTCGCCGTAAAGGTAGCCAAAAACCGGAACATTCCCATCATCCGCAGTCATAGCAGTAGTTTAAAAGCCTTGGAACGGGAGTTGTGTAAGTTAGAGGAATGTGCATGTTGA
- a CDS encoding prenyltransferase/squalene oxidase repeat-containing protein, translated as MDGGDRLDFGKNLGESLDKAKIYVSEGVEQILAGKLDQDHGVSPSPGATALASLALLALGREFRSAQQRGIQWLWRNNRGGWGKVPGGQPDEEITKIARLALQGSQGGWMAKLQVLSQARQFSQMILTLGQRVVPGLEGPTPEEIVLPKILEESVLAKLPLYGRPVVVAASLLATESQDGLNKGIQYLLETQMKDGSWSEDIIATSLAILGIMRLGGQQEQCQRAGHWLIQKQYANGAWPAFDQLKNWAMGWAICIAGETRNRWGDNSWLEPGVSWLEQAQNVDGSYGSTPPYTHPDLDDTAVALIGLNQVGVENSQGVQLLKRLQNKDGSWSTFPSFEGTPPQITSEFPVYISSVDVTIHALEALWRRGRSQEEFIYRGLRWLLSQQDAQGAFSSSWYEGPVYSTAQALELFSKWKFNLQQLYITRDILEARQKAINFIVESQQEDGGWGSTVETGLALSGLLRYGRAVPQEVLDKGCINLMDSQDLKGSFKPSYKAIYAKGWDYEEPIATALTAIRALSRYERLLMK; from the coding sequence ATGGATGGAGGTGATCGATTGGATTTTGGTAAGAATTTAGGTGAATCTTTAGATAAAGCTAAGATTTATGTGTCCGAAGGGGTCGAGCAGATTTTAGCGGGCAAGCTTGATCAGGATCATGGTGTCTCTCCCAGCCCTGGGGCAACGGCCTTAGCATCCCTTGCCCTGCTGGCTTTGGGCCGGGAGTTTAGAAGTGCTCAACAGCGAGGCATTCAGTGGTTATGGCGGAATAATCGTGGAGGCTGGGGGAAGGTCCCCGGGGGGCAGCCCGATGAAGAGATAACGAAGATTGCGCGACTGGCCCTACAGGGGAGCCAAGGGGGATGGATGGCGAAGCTCCAAGTGCTCTCCCAAGCCAGGCAGTTTTCACAAATGATTTTGACCTTGGGTCAGCGAGTAGTTCCTGGGTTAGAAGGCCCAACCCCTGAAGAAATCGTCCTTCCCAAAATTCTTGAAGAAAGTGTACTTGCTAAATTGCCCCTCTATGGTCGGCCGGTTGTGGTAGCAGCTTCCCTACTCGCTACAGAATCCCAGGATGGACTGAATAAGGGAATTCAATATCTTCTCGAAACTCAGATGAAGGACGGTTCTTGGTCGGAGGATATTATCGCTACCAGCCTGGCTATTCTAGGGATTATGCGTTTGGGAGGTCAACAGGAGCAGTGCCAGCGAGCCGGGCATTGGCTTATTCAGAAGCAGTATGCTAATGGAGCTTGGCCGGCCTTTGATCAACTTAAGAACTGGGCTATGGGTTGGGCAATCTGCATCGCCGGAGAAACAAGAAATAGGTGGGGTGATAACTCCTGGTTGGAGCCGGGAGTCTCTTGGTTAGAACAGGCACAGAATGTCGACGGCAGCTATGGCAGCACTCCCCCCTATACTCATCCTGATTTGGACGACACGGCGGTTGCTTTGATCGGCCTCAATCAGGTCGGAGTAGAAAATTCTCAGGGAGTCCAGCTTCTCAAAAGGCTGCAAAACAAGGATGGAAGTTGGAGTACGTTTCCCAGCTTTGAAGGAACACCACCCCAGATAACTTCAGAGTTTCCTGTGTATATTTCTAGTGTTGATGTCACCATTCATGCTCTGGAGGCTTTATGGAGACGAGGGCGATCCCAGGAGGAATTCATCTATCGGGGGTTAAGGTGGTTATTATCTCAGCAGGATGCTCAAGGAGCTTTTTCTTCATCCTGGTACGAAGGGCCAGTCTATAGCACTGCCCAAGCTCTGGAACTTTTCAGTAAGTGGAAATTTAATTTGCAACAGCTCTATATAACCCGAGATATCTTAGAGGCAAGGCAAAAAGCCATCAACTTTATCGTGGAGTCTCAACAAGAGGACGGGGGCTGGGGATCTACAGTTGAGACGGGGTTGGCCCTGTCCGGACTGTTGAGATATGGCAGAGCTGTTCCTCAGGAAGTGCTGGATAAGGGCTGCATTAATCTTATGGATTCACAGGATCTCAAGGGTTCTTTTAAACCCTCCTATAAGGCCATCTATGCTAAGGGGTGGGACTACGAGGAACCTATAGCCACAGCACTCACCGCCATTCGTGCCTTAAGCCGGTATGAGCGTCTATTGATGAAATGA
- a CDS encoding TorD/DmsD family molecular chaperone: MNQQNDAIAILLANRSYLYRLLQRIFGGEPQVEVLKVVTDTHTREALQILLQEDEHLFDKHFEVLSEVAQALAAEPEQTLDKLKGEYTYLFIGPNSLPAPPWESVYLTKERVLFQESTLNVRRAYLKYNFLPSNYPHEADDHLGLELDFMAHLSQVAQDHFENGRVEEMKAILEDQQAFLRDHLLLWIGDFAHDIQKSKTHYFYPPMADLTKHIVKMDAELLDELTAL; the protein is encoded by the coding sequence ATGAATCAACAAAACGATGCAATCGCAATTTTGCTGGCCAACCGAAGTTATCTCTATAGATTATTGCAGCGGATCTTTGGCGGAGAACCCCAAGTCGAAGTATTGAAGGTTGTTACAGACACACACACCCGGGAAGCACTGCAGATCCTGCTCCAGGAAGATGAGCATCTCTTTGATAAGCATTTTGAGGTTTTAAGTGAGGTGGCTCAGGCCTTGGCGGCTGAACCTGAGCAGACCTTGGACAAGCTGAAAGGTGAATACACTTATCTGTTCATTGGACCTAACAGTTTGCCTGCACCTCCTTGGGAATCCGTCTATCTCACCAAGGAGCGGGTTCTGTTCCAAGAAAGTACGTTAAATGTTCGCCGTGCCTATTTGAAATATAACTTTTTACCTTCAAACTACCCCCATGAAGCCGATGATCATCTCGGCCTGGAGCTGGATTTTATGGCTCATCTATCTCAAGTGGCTCAGGACCATTTCGAGAATGGCCGGGTGGAGGAGATGAAAGCTATCCTCGAAGACCAGCAAGCCTTTTTGCGTGACCATTTGCTCCTATGGATTGGTGATTTTGCTCACGACATTCAAAAAAGCAAGACCCATTACTTCTATCCGCCTATGGCCGATCTGACCAAGCATATCGTAAAGATGGATGCCGAGCTTTTGGATGAGTTAACGGCACTTTAA
- a CDS encoding DUF3793 family protein — translation MSKACVHDFFRALDRFEDRDFLLYKIQYDIAPTLAEIKPSSLMTFVNHKREMHTLWDRYKDGICKQLQVCYYELRRKEDRVIVLFYRDETLANCLSVWKNKNFLKGQGYDDLSKVEESLCFLKKRFEEECPHELGIFLGYPVEDVTAFIESNGAPCLACKYWKVYQDVENALKIFEAYDEEREKVIHAVLSLQRKSA, via the coding sequence ATGAGCAAGGCATGTGTCCATGATTTTTTTAGAGCTTTAGACCGATTTGAAGATAGAGACTTTCTTCTCTATAAAATCCAATATGATATTGCTCCAACTTTGGCCGAAATTAAGCCATCCTCTTTGATGACCTTTGTTAACCATAAGCGAGAGATGCACACCCTTTGGGATCGTTATAAAGATGGAATCTGCAAACAGCTGCAGGTATGTTACTACGAGCTAAGGCGCAAAGAAGATCGGGTTATTGTTTTATTCTATCGGGATGAGACTCTGGCCAACTGTCTATCTGTCTGGAAAAATAAAAACTTCCTCAAAGGGCAAGGCTATGATGATTTGTCTAAGGTAGAAGAAAGCCTGTGTTTTTTAAAGAAACGGTTTGAGGAAGAATGTCCTCATGAACTGGGGATTTTCCTGGGTTATCCCGTGGAAGATGTGACCGCCTTTATTGAGAGTAACGGGGCGCCTTGTTTGGCCTGTAAGTACTGGAAGGTTTATCAGGATGTAGAAAACGCCTTAAAGATCTTTGAAGCTTATGACGAAGAACGGGAAAAAGTGATTCATGCTGTCCTTAGCTTACAAAGAAAAAGTGCATAG
- a CDS encoding response regulator transcription factor: protein MKIMLADDEESILIVVEHIVTEDGYDFCYASDGVEALAVFEAEKPDLVILDVMMPKLNGFDVCAQLRKKGSNVPIIILSAKGDIVDKSVGFKAGADDYLVKPFSSLELSLRIEALLRRRDHQVGSSSAAEKKESIKLGDLEIFFKRYEARLKGKRVELTPKEFKILAYMAGHPGEVFTREQLLAYVWGEDYVGELTSIAVFIRKIREKIEDDPSKPKYLQTVWGVGYKFGEKE, encoded by the coding sequence ATGAAAATTATGCTGGCTGATGACGAAGAGAGCATTCTTATCGTCGTGGAACACATAGTCACGGAAGACGGCTATGATTTTTGCTACGCATCAGATGGTGTTGAGGCCTTGGCTGTTTTTGAGGCAGAAAAGCCCGACCTGGTGATTTTGGATGTCATGATGCCGAAACTCAATGGCTTTGATGTGTGTGCCCAACTTCGCAAAAAGGGCAGCAATGTCCCCATCATTATATTGTCTGCTAAGGGAGATATCGTAGACAAAAGCGTTGGGTTTAAGGCGGGGGCCGATGATTATCTCGTCAAGCCTTTTAGCTCTTTGGAATTATCCCTACGCATTGAAGCTCTTCTTCGTCGGCGGGATCACCAAGTCGGTTCATCAAGTGCAGCGGAGAAGAAAGAAAGCATTAAACTCGGAGATTTAGAGATCTTTTTCAAGCGTTATGAGGCTCGATTGAAAGGCAAGCGTGTGGAACTCACACCGAAGGAATTTAAGATCTTAGCCTATATGGCTGGTCATCCCGGGGAAGTATTTACTCGGGAGCAGCTTCTAGCTTATGTGTGGGGGGAAGACTATGTAGGTGAATTAACCAGTATTGCTGTTTTTATCCGCAAGATTCGGGAGAAGATTGAGGATGATCCTTCCAAACCCAAATATCTGCAGACAGTCTGGGGCGTTGGCTATAAATTCGGTGAGAAGGAGTAA
- the glpK gene encoding glycerol kinase GlpK: protein MKKYILALDQGTTSCRAILFDRESHIVGVAQKEFTQIYPQPGWVEHDPEEVWSTQYGVIAELLARYQVNIEEIAGIGITNQRETTVVWDKHTGKPVANAIVWQCRRTAPLCDELKMKGREPLFKKKTGLVLDAYFSGTKIRWILDQVPGAQEKAEKGELLFGTMDSWLVWNLTKGRIHVTDYSNASRTLLYNIKTLEWDTELLRILNIPLAMLPEVKPSSTIYGETAPEGFFGHSIPIAGIAGDQQAALFGQACFEPGMAKNTYGTGCFMLLNTGEELYESQHGLISTIAWGLDEKVVYALEGSVFMAGAVIQWLRDELKLIETAGDSEYFAGKVADNGGVYLVPAFTGLGAPYWDMEARGAILGLTRGSNKNHVIRAALESMAYQTRDILEAMEADSQLPLQLLKVDGGAVVNNLLMQFQADILGVEVERPYCIETTALGAAYLAGLATGFWSNKEELKGKANIERSFKPQMEAGLKEKYYQGWKKAVTHTMGSLDS, encoded by the coding sequence ATGAAGAAATACATTCTTGCCTTAGATCAGGGGACAACCAGTTGTCGAGCGATCCTTTTTGATCGGGAAAGCCATATCGTAGGAGTGGCACAAAAAGAATTTACGCAAATATACCCTCAACCCGGCTGGGTGGAGCATGATCCGGAAGAAGTGTGGAGCACCCAATATGGGGTCATTGCCGAGCTTCTGGCCCGTTATCAAGTAAATATTGAAGAGATTGCCGGAATCGGGATTACCAATCAGCGTGAAACCACTGTAGTTTGGGATAAGCACACGGGGAAGCCTGTGGCCAATGCTATTGTCTGGCAATGTCGAAGAACAGCTCCCCTCTGTGATGAACTAAAGATGAAAGGACGAGAGCCTTTATTTAAGAAAAAAACAGGCTTGGTCTTAGACGCCTATTTTTCTGGAACTAAAATCCGCTGGATTCTCGACCAGGTGCCGGGCGCTCAGGAAAAAGCCGAAAAAGGAGAGCTGCTCTTTGGAACCATGGATTCCTGGTTGGTTTGGAATCTGACCAAGGGCCGTATTCATGTTACGGATTACTCCAATGCCTCCCGCACCCTCCTCTATAATATTAAGACTTTGGAATGGGACACAGAGCTCCTCCGCATACTCAATATTCCTTTAGCCATGCTCCCTGAGGTAAAGCCCTCCAGCACTATCTACGGGGAAACAGCTCCCGAAGGTTTTTTCGGGCATTCTATTCCCATAGCCGGAATTGCAGGGGATCAGCAGGCCGCCCTCTTCGGTCAGGCTTGCTTTGAACCGGGGATGGCCAAAAACACCTATGGCACCGGCTGCTTTATGCTTCTTAATACAGGGGAAGAACTCTATGAATCTCAGCACGGTCTCATCAGTACCATCGCCTGGGGACTTGATGAAAAAGTAGTTTATGCCCTGGAAGGCAGTGTCTTTATGGCCGGAGCAGTGATTCAGTGGCTGCGGGATGAATTAAAGCTGATCGAAACCGCAGGGGATTCGGAATATTTCGCAGGGAAGGTTGCCGATAACGGCGGGGTCTATCTGGTGCCTGCCTTTACAGGACTGGGTGCACCTTACTGGGATATGGAGGCTCGTGGGGCTATTTTGGGATTAACCCGGGGCAGCAATAAGAACCATGTCATTCGTGCAGCTTTAGAGTCTATGGCTTATCAGACCAGAGATATCCTGGAGGCTATGGAGGCGGACTCCCAATTGCCTCTCCAACTTCTGAAAGTCGATGGGGGAGCGGTGGTCAATAACCTCTTGATGCAGTTTCAGGCTGATATCCTGGGAGTAGAAGTGGAACGTCCTTATTGTATTGAAACCACAGCCTTAGGCGCAGCCTATCTGGCCGGGCTGGCTACAGGGTTTTGGAGCAATAAAGAGGAGTTAAAAGGGAAGGCGAACATCGAACGCTCCTTTAAACCTCAGATGGAAGCGGGGCTTAAGGAAAAGTACTATCAAGGCTGGAAGAAGGCCGTCACCCACACGATGGGCTCCCTCGACTCATAG